A window from Chryseobacterium vaccae encodes these proteins:
- a CDS encoding glycosyltransferase family 4 protein, which produces MKEIKHVLIVTKEYKCSRTPKVGGTGTFYRNLSEELVKRGISVHVFLISKYAFDIQEDGATIHSIKDIFKSSPVLELLRSATGKLKVLEPLHFKIYLSEKKAISDKINSWIRKNNLHFDVAETHDFDGLALSIPQNIPYAVRCHGSWSVLEKYFGYKKAHKGRIFCEKEAFKKSEHIITISRYNETINTNLFNIKNPRLIYNGVDEKFYSPDETIQIIPKSVFFLGNVTFEKGAETMIREFIKLKKAHPETSLHFIGRPNHYPDYVKDHVQEPEIRNAIHFLGNRNGKEIVELISKAEVVCFPSKGENFSLSLLEVMALQKAVVCSPIDSFKEVIQDSVNGLIADEENFHKKISLIFEDNDLRNRLSLNARKTVESAFGIDRMVDQTISFYQEIL; this is translated from the coding sequence ATGAAAGAAATCAAACATGTACTTATTGTAACCAAAGAGTACAAATGTTCCCGGACGCCAAAAGTAGGCGGAACCGGTACTTTTTACAGAAACTTATCCGAAGAACTGGTAAAACGAGGTATTTCGGTACATGTTTTTCTGATCTCAAAGTACGCTTTCGATATTCAGGAAGATGGCGCGACTATTCATTCTATTAAAGATATCTTCAAATCTAGCCCCGTTCTTGAATTGCTAAGATCCGCTACCGGAAAACTGAAAGTTCTGGAGCCATTACATTTTAAGATCTATCTTTCGGAGAAAAAAGCGATATCAGATAAAATCAACAGTTGGATCAGGAAAAACAACCTTCATTTTGATGTTGCAGAGACCCATGATTTTGACGGACTGGCACTTTCTATTCCTCAAAATATCCCTTATGCTGTACGATGCCATGGCTCATGGTCTGTACTGGAAAAATATTTCGGCTATAAAAAAGCGCATAAAGGACGTATTTTCTGTGAGAAAGAAGCTTTTAAAAAATCCGAACATATCATTACGATATCCCGGTACAACGAAACGATCAATACCAACCTTTTCAATATTAAAAATCCGAGACTGATCTACAACGGAGTGGATGAAAAATTCTATAGCCCTGATGAAACCATTCAGATCATACCTAAATCTGTTTTTTTCCTGGGAAATGTTACTTTTGAAAAAGGAGCAGAAACCATGATCCGTGAATTTATCAAACTTAAAAAAGCGCATCCAGAAACTTCCCTGCATTTTATAGGAAGACCCAACCATTATCCGGATTACGTTAAAGATCATGTACAGGAACCGGAGATCAGAAATGCCATTCATTTTCTGGGCAACAGAAACGGAAAAGAAATTGTAGAGCTTATCAGCAAAGCTGAAGTAGTATGTTTCCCATCTAAAGGTGAAAATTTTAGCTTATCTTTGCTGGAAGTAATGGCCCTGCAAAAAGCTGTGGTATGCTCCCCTATAGATTCTTTTAAAGAGGTCATACAGGATTCAGTGAACGGTCTCATTGCTGATGAAGAAAACTTTCACAAAAAAATAAGTCTTATTTTTGAAGACAATGATCTGAGAAACCGTCTCTCATTGAATGCCAGAAAAACTGTAGAATCAGCTTTTGGTATTGACAGAATGGTTGATCAAACGATCAGCTTTTATCAGGAAATTCTGTAG
- a CDS encoding glycosyltransferase family 61 protein: protein MNAKEQIENLEVELKALRRKYYIKSFFRKAKRLVTDFLPLDSIPAEYCTERIKIKEKHEGDLYLPKTFGSQQVSVKTPKNEVEIFALQNVLCIPDSTYFLDIKKQKIFYERWHDDDRIIYVYNTVNLMQHSMTLAKVKNHKNIYYNEEAIFLGGTFTFNYYHFLIDILSKIEFFNHIPDAKSKLIVVDSDVEKVENLKELLQFFLKDYKIVFLNHDKNYYQFKKLWHITSINYAVPNIMPGEKYDARFAKISKESLQYLRKTCFDGLDMSKVQVQPVKRIFIARKSKFRKYNEEEVLEVSKKHGFEAVFFEDLNIHEQIYMVNNAEYIIGPSGAAWTNLIFANPGAKGLSWYSAVWGDFPIFSTLAAEMNFDLNFYIYPQDEEGFHEDYRLDPDIFSQKLEEVLSL from the coding sequence ATGAATGCAAAGGAACAAATTGAGAATCTAGAGGTTGAACTTAAAGCCCTCAGGAGAAAATATTATATCAAATCATTTTTCAGGAAAGCCAAAAGGCTTGTCACTGATTTTTTACCACTGGATTCTATTCCTGCTGAATATTGTACAGAAAGAATCAAAATAAAAGAAAAACATGAGGGAGATCTTTATCTTCCCAAAACATTCGGGTCACAGCAGGTTTCTGTAAAAACACCTAAAAATGAAGTGGAAATCTTTGCACTGCAGAATGTGTTATGTATTCCTGATTCCACATACTTTTTAGACATCAAAAAACAGAAGATCTTTTATGAAAGATGGCATGATGATGACCGGATCATTTATGTGTATAATACTGTGAATCTGATGCAGCATTCTATGACACTGGCTAAGGTTAAGAATCACAAAAACATCTATTATAATGAGGAAGCCATTTTTCTTGGGGGAACGTTTACATTCAACTATTATCATTTCCTGATCGATATTCTTTCAAAAATTGAATTTTTCAACCATATTCCGGATGCTAAAAGTAAGCTGATTGTTGTAGATTCAGATGTGGAAAAAGTTGAAAACCTGAAAGAGCTTTTACAGTTCTTCCTGAAGGATTATAAGATTGTATTCCTCAACCACGATAAAAACTATTATCAATTTAAAAAACTGTGGCACATCACCAGCATTAATTATGCAGTTCCGAATATTATGCCGGGGGAAAAATATGATGCACGGTTTGCTAAAATATCAAAAGAATCTCTTCAATACCTAAGAAAAACCTGCTTTGACGGCCTGGATATGAGTAAAGTACAGGTACAGCCTGTGAAAAGGATATTTATTGCCCGAAAATCTAAGTTCAGAAAATATAATGAAGAAGAAGTTCTGGAAGTTTCAAAAAAACATGGCTTTGAGGCAGTATTCTTTGAAGACCTGAACATTCATGAACAGATCTACATGGTAAATAATGCAGAATATATCATAGGCCCAAGTGGTGCGGCATGGACGAATCTGATCTTTGCCAATCCGGGAGCTAAAGGACTTTCCTGGTACAGTGCCGTATGGGGAGATTTTCCTATTTTTTCTACTCTGGCTGCAGAAATGAACTTTGATCTGAATTTTTATATCTATCCTCAGGACGAAGAAGGTTTCCACGAAGATTACAGACTGGATCCGGATATTTTTTCTCAAAAGCTGGAAGAAGTATTAAGCCTTTAA
- a CDS encoding glycosyltransferase family 2 protein: protein MNNPPLVSLVIITMNHEKFIEQACMSAISQTYPNYEIILLDNASTDKTFENAERVLSQFTQHYKLIRNTESFGVAKNINTAVAQASGKYVSLLSGDDWYTEDSLAEKVAFIEKNTVDFILSDGYRYYQDEDKITEVYTHKEKKRVMDSMENFFHENVAENRTANVGTFVKRELLVQYPFDENINTEDWDMNLRLTSKGYKIGFIDKKLFYYRILSTSLSRNWKLMEDSYKKVTGKYLNYIKADKDLDQKYRLQLLHFKYEVLLSDTQSESEKKKLQMEWKKEKYRIKYKNPVLFFKLLMLKK from the coding sequence ATGAATAATCCGCCTCTTGTAAGTCTTGTTATCATCACAATGAACCATGAAAAGTTTATTGAGCAGGCTTGTATGTCTGCTATTTCACAGACTTATCCCAACTATGAGATCATTCTTTTGGATAATGCCTCCACAGACAAAACATTTGAAAATGCAGAACGGGTACTTTCGCAGTTTACTCAACATTATAAGCTGATCAGGAATACTGAGAGTTTTGGGGTTGCTAAAAATATCAATACAGCAGTTGCACAGGCTTCAGGAAAATATGTTTCCCTTCTTTCCGGAGACGACTGGTATACGGAGGACAGCCTGGCAGAAAAGGTGGCTTTCATCGAAAAAAATACTGTTGACTTTATCCTTTCAGATGGGTATAGATATTACCAGGATGAGGATAAAATAACAGAAGTCTATACTCATAAAGAAAAGAAAAGAGTAATGGACAGCATGGAGAATTTTTTTCACGAAAATGTTGCTGAAAACAGAACTGCCAATGTAGGAACTTTTGTAAAAAGAGAACTTCTGGTACAATATCCGTTTGATGAAAACATCAATACCGAAGATTGGGACATGAATCTGAGACTTACTTCCAAAGGTTATAAGATAGGGTTTATCGATAAAAAATTATTTTATTACAGAATTCTTTCAACCAGTTTATCGAGAAACTGGAAACTGATGGAAGATTCGTATAAAAAAGTGACAGGAAAATACCTGAATTATATCAAAGCCGATAAAGACCTTGATCAGAAATACAGACTCCAGCTGCTTCATTTCAAATATGAGGTTTTACTTTCTGATACGCAATCAGAATCCGAAAAGAAGAAATTGCAGATGGAATGGAAAAAAGAAAAATACAGGATCAAATACAAAAATCCGGTTCTGTTCTTTAAACTGCTTATGTTAAAAAAATAA
- the gltX gene encoding glutamate--tRNA ligase has protein sequence MEKVRVRFAPSPTGPLHLGGVRTALYDYLFAKNQGGEFVLRIEDTDTARYVEGAEEYIEEALEWCGIIPDESPKKGGKFAPYRQSERRDIYDRYTEQILKTDYAYLAFDTPEELDAIRAEYEAKGDVFSYDNKTRNRLRNSLALSEEELQKLLADKTPYVVRFKMPVDRILNLEDIIRGKFSVNTNTLDDKVLVKNDGMPTYHFANIIDDHEMEISHVIRGEEWLPSLGLHTLLYEAMGWEAPQFAHLSLILKPEGKGKLSKRDGDKFGFPVFPLDFKDPVTGIVSKGYRENGYLPDAFINMVALLGWSPADDKEILSLDEMCKEFDLHKVHKAGARFSKEKSEWFNHQYMQMKSNEELLQILKNTDLDLSGASDEKLLKVIGLMKERATFPKDIYESGKFFFEAPVSYDEKASKKAWNEETSAILGDLAETLNGTETFNAEALKQVVHDFADSKGLGMGKVMMPLRLSLVGELKGPDVPDILETLGKEESISRINNAINNFK, from the coding sequence ATGGAGAAAGTAAGAGTACGTTTTGCTCCAAGTCCAACAGGACCTTTGCATTTAGGAGGCGTAAGAACCGCATTATATGATTATCTTTTTGCCAAAAATCAGGGCGGAGAATTTGTATTGAGAATTGAAGATACAGATACGGCAAGATATGTAGAAGGAGCTGAAGAATATATTGAAGAAGCTTTGGAATGGTGTGGAATTATCCCGGATGAAAGTCCTAAAAAAGGAGGAAAATTTGCCCCTTACAGACAATCTGAAAGAAGAGACATCTATGACCGGTATACCGAGCAGATCTTAAAAACAGACTATGCTTACCTGGCGTTCGATACCCCTGAAGAACTGGATGCCATCCGTGCGGAATACGAGGCAAAAGGTGATGTTTTCTCCTATGACAATAAAACCAGAAACAGACTGAGAAACAGTCTTGCTCTTTCTGAGGAAGAACTTCAAAAGTTATTGGCTGATAAAACACCGTATGTGGTACGATTTAAAATGCCGGTAGACCGTATTCTGAACCTTGAGGATATCATCAGAGGAAAATTCTCTGTGAATACCAATACCCTTGACGATAAAGTTCTGGTAAAAAATGACGGAATGCCGACCTACCATTTTGCCAACATCATTGATGACCATGAAATGGAAATCTCCCACGTGATTCGTGGGGAAGAATGGCTTCCTTCTCTGGGGCTGCATACTTTATTATACGAGGCAATGGGCTGGGAAGCGCCTCAGTTTGCTCACCTTTCTTTAATTCTAAAGCCGGAAGGAAAAGGGAAATTAAGTAAAAGAGACGGTGATAAATTCGGGTTCCCGGTGTTTCCACTAGATTTCAAAGATCCTGTAACAGGTATTGTGTCTAAAGGGTACAGAGAGAACGGTTATCTTCCTGATGCCTTCATCAATATGGTTGCCCTTCTTGGGTGGTCTCCTGCTGACGACAAAGAAATCTTATCTCTGGATGAAATGTGCAAAGAATTTGACCTTCATAAAGTACATAAGGCAGGTGCACGATTCAGCAAAGAAAAATCGGAATGGTTCAACCACCAGTACATGCAGATGAAATCTAATGAAGAGCTTCTTCAGATCTTAAAAAATACGGACCTTGATCTGTCTGGTGCTTCAGATGAGAAGCTACTAAAAGTGATTGGCCTGATGAAAGAGAGAGCCACTTTCCCTAAAGATATTTATGAAAGCGGAAAATTTTTCTTCGAAGCTCCGGTATCTTATGATGAAAAGGCATCCAAAAAAGCATGGAACGAGGAAACATCTGCTATTTTAGGTGATCTTGCTGAAACACTAAACGGAACGGAAACCTTCAACGCAGAAGCTTTAAAACAGGTTGTTCACGATTTTGCAGACAGCAAAGGCTTGGGAATGGGGAAAGTTATGATGCCTTTACGCCTCTCTTTAGTGGGAGAACTGAAAGGACCAGATGTTCCGGACATTCTGGAAACCCTTGGAAAAGAGGAAAGTATCTCCAGAATAAACAATGCTATCAATAATTTTAAATAG
- a CDS encoding acetyl-CoA carboxylase carboxyltransferase subunit alpha has protein sequence MEYLSFELPIKELMDQLQTCSLVGEESGVDVKLACSQIEDKILEKKKEIYSNLTPWQRVQMSRHPDRPYALDYIKGMTDKGSFLELHGDRNFADDPAMVGGLATLDGQKVMIIGTQKGRTTKERQHRRFGMPNPEGYRKALRLMKLAEKFNIPVITLVDTPGAYPGLEAEERGQGEAIARNIFEMVQLKTPIFTYIIGEGASGGALGIGVGNKVYMLENTWYTVIAPESCSSILWRNWDHKEDAANALNLTPADALREKFIDGIIEEPLGGAHYDPETTYLNLKNSILQNIKAFSKFTGQELETQRQEKFIAMGQFKG, from the coding sequence ATGGAATATTTAAGTTTCGAACTTCCTATCAAAGAACTAATGGATCAACTTCAGACTTGTTCTTTAGTAGGAGAAGAAAGTGGTGTTGATGTAAAATTAGCATGCAGCCAGATTGAGGATAAGATTTTAGAAAAGAAAAAAGAAATCTACAGCAACCTCACTCCATGGCAGAGAGTACAAATGTCCCGTCACCCGGATCGTCCATACGCATTGGACTATATCAAGGGAATGACAGACAAAGGCAGCTTCTTAGAACTTCACGGAGACAGAAATTTCGCTGATGACCCTGCAATGGTTGGCGGTTTAGCTACTCTTGACGGTCAGAAAGTAATGATCATAGGAACCCAGAAAGGAAGAACGACCAAAGAAAGACAGCACAGAAGATTCGGGATGCCGAATCCGGAAGGATACAGAAAAGCTTTACGTTTGATGAAGCTTGCTGAGAAATTCAATATCCCTGTCATTACTTTAGTGGATACCCCAGGGGCTTACCCAGGATTAGAAGCTGAAGAAAGAGGCCAGGGAGAAGCTATTGCCAGAAACATTTTTGAAATGGTACAGCTTAAAACTCCGATCTTCACTTATATTATTGGAGAAGGAGCCAGTGGCGGTGCATTAGGAATTGGCGTAGGAAATAAAGTATATATGTTGGAAAATACGTGGTATACAGTAATTGCTCCGGAAAGCTGCTCGTCTATTTTATGGAGAAACTGGGACCACAAGGAAGATGCAGCCAATGCACTGAACCTTACTCCTGCAGATGCTTTAAGAGAAAAGTTTATTGACGGAATCATTGAGGAACCGCTTGGAGGTGCTCATTATGACCCTGAAACCACTTATTTAAACCTGAAAAATTCTATTTTACAGAATATCAAAGCTTTTTCCAAATTCACAGGACAGGAGCTTGAAACCCAGAGACAAGAGAAATTCATTGCGATGGGACAGTTTAAAGGATAA
- a CDS encoding DUF6759 domain-containing protein, which translates to MKKIFLLIFLCIFTLGFSQKKKKTKSKAVVEKETVIIYTEQEAETSKEPRIIAGFLKQNPGHARTDFFKRKLVEIILADNSSSETKPAIMAVGREKTENSAKNTEVKSGKTLASNTSSPAKTERTVNYASAGSLKSAGSSKSEPSDEAKRTAAMLTHLFNNDAGKNEAYVNIRNKSSCPLVIKINGKKAYSMNVPAKGQNFILIDKGEYVLSTSICDAKYSSSKKITQDIELVLNIAE; encoded by the coding sequence ATGAAAAAAATCTTTCTACTCATATTTCTATGCATTTTTACCTTAGGTTTCTCGCAAAAAAAGAAAAAAACGAAATCTAAAGCGGTTGTGGAAAAAGAAACGGTGATCATCTATACGGAACAGGAAGCTGAAACGTCAAAAGAGCCGAGAATAATTGCAGGTTTCCTTAAACAGAATCCCGGACATGCCAGAACCGATTTCTTTAAAAGAAAATTGGTGGAGATCATTCTTGCAGATAATTCATCTTCGGAAACGAAACCTGCTATTATGGCGGTGGGAAGAGAAAAAACAGAAAATAGTGCTAAAAATACCGAAGTAAAAAGCGGAAAAACATTAGCATCCAATACTTCTTCACCTGCAAAAACTGAAAGAACCGTAAACTATGCCTCTGCAGGATCATTGAAAAGTGCAGGATCAAGTAAATCTGAACCAAGTGATGAAGCTAAAAGAACAGCTGCCATGCTTACCCATCTTTTTAATAATGATGCGGGAAAAAATGAAGCTTATGTAAATATCAGAAATAAATCCAGCTGTCCACTGGTCATAAAGATCAATGGGAAAAAAGCGTACAGCATGAATGTTCCGGCCAAAGGACAGAATTTTATCCTGATTGATAAAGGAGAATATGTACTGAGTACGTCCATCTGCGATGCGAAATATTCTTCTTCGAAAAAAATTACTCAGGATATTGAGCTGGTACTGAATATAGCAGAATAG
- the tsf gene encoding translation elongation factor Ts gives MSYTPVAADVAKLRNQTGAGMMDCKKALVEAEGDFEKAVDILRKKGQKVAANRADRESSEGAVIARVNEDNTLGAVISLNCETDFVAKNEAFIELAYELAEMAIFAATKEELLATDFHGLTVAEKLIEQTGVIGEKIEIGTFERIEGPFLGAYIHAGNKIAAITSLSAKVDGADEAAKAVSMQIAAMNPIALDENAVSQETIDKELEIERHKLVEEGKPENIIDNILKGKMQRFYKDNTLVHQDFIKDPSISVADYVKSVNGDLKVTGFVRVSLA, from the coding sequence ATGTCTTATACACCAGTTGCTGCAGACGTAGCGAAATTAAGAAACCAAACAGGTGCAGGTATGATGGACTGCAAGAAAGCTCTAGTTGAAGCTGAAGGAGACTTCGAAAAAGCTGTAGATATCCTTAGAAAAAAAGGACAGAAAGTAGCTGCTAACAGAGCTGACAGAGAGTCTTCTGAAGGTGCTGTAATCGCAAGAGTAAACGAAGACAACACTTTAGGTGCTGTTATTTCTTTAAACTGCGAAACTGACTTCGTTGCTAAAAACGAAGCGTTCATCGAGCTTGCTTACGAATTAGCTGAAATGGCTATTTTCGCGGCTACTAAAGAAGAGCTTTTAGCTACAGATTTCCACGGTCTTACTGTTGCTGAGAAATTAATTGAGCAAACAGGTGTTATTGGTGAGAAAATCGAGATCGGAACTTTCGAAAGAATCGAAGGACCATTCTTAGGTGCTTACATCCACGCTGGAAACAAAATTGCTGCAATCACTTCTCTTTCTGCAAAAGTAGACGGAGCTGACGAAGCTGCTAAAGCTGTTTCTATGCAGATTGCTGCCATGAACCCAATCGCTTTGGATGAAAATGCTGTTTCTCAGGAAACTATTGACAAGGAATTAGAAATCGAAAGACATAAACTTGTTGAAGAAGGTAAGCCTGAAAACATTATCGATAACATCCTAAAAGGTAAAATGCAGAGATTCTACAAAGACAATACTTTGGTACACCAGGATTTCATTAAAGATCCAAGTATCTCAGTTGCTGATTATGTAAAATCTGTAAACGGAGACCTTAAAGTAACTGGATTCGTAAGAGTAAGCTTAGCTTAA